CAATCGCCGGTCCTTCCTCTCCATGACCGCCATTGCCACCACCCTCGCCGCCGCTGCCGCATGCAGCTCCGACGACGCTCCCTCAGATGCAGGGTCATCCTCCGCTCAGGCCGATACTCCCCCGGCCGAGGGCGCCGAGGAACAGGTCGTCCGCGATGACAGCGCAGACCTGGTCATCTGGACCGATGAGGTCAAGGCGGGCGCGCTGAAGGACATCGCCCAGGAGTGGGGCAATAAGCAGGACATCAACGTCGCGGTGCAGATCGTCGCCGACGATCTCCAGGGCAACTTCATCGCCGCCAACTCCGCAGGCAACGGCCCGGACATGATCGTGGCCGCACACGATTGGATCGGCAACCTGGTCCAGAACGGCTCGATCTCCCCCATCACGCTGGACTCGGCCGCAGAGGCCAATTACAGCCAGATCGCCCTGGACGCGGTCACCTACAACGGGCAGTACTACGGCGTGCCCTATTGCGTGGAGACGCTGGCTCTGTACGTGAACAAGGACCTGACCGACGTTACCGCGCCGGCCACCATTGAGGAGCTGGCTGAGGCCGGCCAGGCCTCCGGCGCCGACCTCGTGCTCTCCCTTCCCGTGGGCGAGTCCGGTGACGCCTACCACATGCAGCCGCTGTACACCTCCGGCGGTGGATACCTGTTCGGCAAGAAGGACGACGGCTCCCTGGACGCCACCGACCTGGGCGTGGGCGGCGAGGGCTCAATTGCCGCCGCCGAGAAGATCGGGGCGCTGGGCCAGCAGAAGGTTTTGAGCAAGACCGTGAGCGGCGACAACGCCATCTCCTTGTTCACCGAGGGCAAGGCCGCCTACCTCATCTCCGGCCCCTGGGCCATCGCAGACATCACCAAAGCCGGTATCAACTACGAGGTATCCAAGATTCCCGGCTTCGAAGGCATGGGAGAGGCACGCCCCTTCGCCGGTGTCAACGCCTTCTTCGTCGCCAATGCCGGAAAGAACAAGGCCTTCGCAGAGACCTTCGCGGCCGAGATCGCCAAGGACTCCTCTATCGCCGAGGCCATGTACGCCATTAACCCGCTGCCTCCAGTCCAGCAGGATCTGGCCAAAAAGCTGGAGTCCAGCGACGCCAACATGGTCAAGTTCGTCGAGTTCGCCGCTGGTGCCGACCCGATGCCCTCCATTCCGGAGATGGCCGCCATCTGGGGACCGCTGGGAATGGCCGAGGCCAATATCGTCGACGGCGCCGATTCCAAGTCCACCATGACCAGCGCCGCAGAAGAGATCAAGTCCACGCTGGGACTGTGAGCCGTAGGGGGCAGGCGGCAGCCGTGCCGTCTGCCCCCACGGCCCTTGTGCCTATAGCCGGCCTGCATCACGCACCGCCTAGGGGCCGAGCGTCCAAGACTCCTGGACCGCTCGGCTCTCCTCGATCGGTTTCGCCCCGCCCCTGACCTGCCACCTCTGCTATCCATCTGTCTTTCAGGCTTATGAAAGGTCATTCGACGATGACGTCCCCAACCGCCCACACCGGCGGCGGCCGCGCGGCCTCAGGCGCGGACAACCCAGACAGCCCGCAGTCGCCTCCTAACCGCATGCCGCGGGAACGGACGACGACGATCCGCTCCGTGCTCGGGCGGATACTCGTCCTCGGTGCCGCCCTCGCCGTCGCGGCCTACCTGCTACCGCTGCTGTTCGCCGGGCGGATGTGGTTGTGGATGTTCATCGTGGTGGCGGCCACTGTCGCCATCTTCGTCCTGTTCTCCACCAGGCGGTTCATCCCCGGCAAGTACTTCTTCCCGGGCACCTTCTTTCTGGTGGTATTCCTGATCGTGCCGATAGTCATCACGGTCCAGACCGCCTTCACCAACTTCGGCGACGGCTTCCGCGGCACCAAGGAGGAGGCCATCACCACCATCACCAACAATTCCGTGGTCCAGGCCGCCGACTCCGCCCTGTACAACCTCTCCGTGGCCACCACCGGCAGCCTGGAGGAGGGTCCCTTCACCCTGTTCCTGGTCGATGCCGAAACCGGGGAGGTGTTGTACGGCGCCGATGGGGAGATGGTCCAGTCCGCCACCGAAATGGACGTCACGGTCACCGATGGCTACGTCACCGCCGCCGCCGGCTACACCGTCCTGAACGGCAAGCAGGTCAACACCGCCTATGACACGATCTCCAACCTGACTCTGTCGGTATCCGACACCAGCGCCATCAAGGTTCAGGGCGTGCGCTCGGCCTTCGAGGGCATCAAGACAATGGTGTACGACGAGCAGACCGACTCGATCACCAACACCCAGACGGGCGAGGTGTACACGGTACAGAAGATCGGCAACTCTGATTACTTCGTCAATGCCGACGGCGAACGCCTGGTCCAGTCCTGGAAGCAGGACATAGGACTGGCCAACTTCCAACGCCTGTTCGGCAACCAGAATCTGCTCAAGCAGCTGGGCGGAGCCTTCTCCTGGACCCTGATCTTCGCCGCCGGCTCCATGCTGTTCACCTTCCTCCTGGGCTACTTCCTGGCCCTTACCCTCAATGACGACCGCATCCGCGGCAAGAAGCTGTACCGCTCTCTGCTGCTGCTGCCCTATGCGGTTCCCGGCTTCATCTCCCTGCTGATCTGGTCGAACTTCTACAACCGGGACTTCGGTCTGATCAACGAGTTACTCAACCTGAACATCGACTGGCTCGGCAACCCGACCTGGGCGAAGATCGCTGTGCTGCTGACCAACACGTGGATGGGCTTCCCCTACATGTTCATCGTGTGCACCGGCGCTTTGCAGTCCATCCCCGATGAGCTGAAAGAGGCCGCGCGCATCGATGGAGCCTCCGGCTGGCAGACCACCACCCGCGTAATCACCCCGCTGCTGCTGGTCTCGGTCGCGCCCCTGCTCGTGAGCACTTTCGCCTTCAACTTCAACAACTTCAACGCCATCCAGTTGCTCACCGAGGGCGGCCCCTTCGCACCCGGTGAGTACACCCGCGGCGGAACCGACATCCTCATCTCCATGGTTTACCGCATCGCCTTCGGCGGATCGGGGGCCGACTACGGCTTCGCCTCGGCCGTATCCGTTGTCCTGTTCCTCATCACCGGCGTCCTGGCCGCGGCACAGTTCACCGCCACACGCCGCCTTGAGGACATCAACTGAACGCGCCAGAAGGAATTGATTGACAATGACTGAAGTTACAAGCTCCACTACTCGCCCGGCACCCAGCTCCCCCGAAACCACGGGAACAGAACCGAAGCAGAATCGGATGCCCTTCGGCCGCTGGTTCCGCGAAGTAGGCTGGCGCCACGTCGTTGGCGTACTGGCGCTCGTATTCGCCGCCTTCCCGATCCTGTACGTCGTCTCCGCCTCCCTGAACCCCCTGGGAACGGTGGCGTCGACCTCGCTGATCCCCAGCCGAGTGAGCCTGGTCAACTACCAGACGCTGCTCAATGGCACCAGGGGCCCCTTCATCCGCTGGTACTTGAACACCATGATCGTGTGCGCCGCGGTGGCGGCGATGCAGATCTTCTTCTCCGTGCTGGCCGCCTACGCCTTCAGCCGCTTCCGCTTCAAGGGCCGCCGCGGCGGACTGCTGGCGCTGCTGCTGATCATGATGTTTCCCGCCACCCTTTCAATGATCGCCATC
This genomic stretch from Actinomyces qiguomingii harbors:
- a CDS encoding sugar ABC transporter substrate-binding protein, which encodes MSLNRRSFLSMTAIATTLAAAAACSSDDAPSDAGSSSAQADTPPAEGAEEQVVRDDSADLVIWTDEVKAGALKDIAQEWGNKQDINVAVQIVADDLQGNFIAANSAGNGPDMIVAAHDWIGNLVQNGSISPITLDSAAEANYSQIALDAVTYNGQYYGVPYCVETLALYVNKDLTDVTAPATIEELAEAGQASGADLVLSLPVGESGDAYHMQPLYTSGGGYLFGKKDDGSLDATDLGVGGEGSIAAAEKIGALGQQKVLSKTVSGDNAISLFTEGKAAYLISGPWAIADITKAGINYEVSKIPGFEGMGEARPFAGVNAFFVANAGKNKAFAETFAAEIAKDSSIAEAMYAINPLPPVQQDLAKKLESSDANMVKFVEFAAGADPMPSIPEMAAIWGPLGMAEANIVDGADSKSTMTSAAEEIKSTLGL
- a CDS encoding ABC transporter permease subunit, which gives rise to MTSPTAHTGGGRAASGADNPDSPQSPPNRMPRERTTTIRSVLGRILVLGAALAVAAYLLPLLFAGRMWLWMFIVVAATVAIFVLFSTRRFIPGKYFFPGTFFLVVFLIVPIVITVQTAFTNFGDGFRGTKEEAITTITNNSVVQAADSALYNLSVATTGSLEEGPFTLFLVDAETGEVLYGADGEMVQSATEMDVTVTDGYVTAAAGYTVLNGKQVNTAYDTISNLTLSVSDTSAIKVQGVRSAFEGIKTMVYDEQTDSITNTQTGEVYTVQKIGNSDYFVNADGERLVQSWKQDIGLANFQRLFGNQNLLKQLGGAFSWTLIFAAGSMLFTFLLGYFLALTLNDDRIRGKKLYRSLLLLPYAVPGFISLLIWSNFYNRDFGLINELLNLNIDWLGNPTWAKIAVLLTNTWMGFPYMFIVCTGALQSIPDELKEAARIDGASGWQTTTRVITPLLLVSVAPLLVSTFAFNFNNFNAIQLLTEGGPFAPGEYTRGGTDILISMVYRIAFGGSGADYGFASAVSVVLFLITGVLAAAQFTATRRLEDIN